From Verrucomicrobiales bacterium, one genomic window encodes:
- a CDS encoding aspartyl/asparaginyl beta-hydroxylase domain-containing protein, with amino-acid sequence MQTIPSTSGSFEKSKNPALVGMNLCDRTIRIQKPRSFLQKTGLAVQDWLERRVAGVSVYGDPPVYDSSTFGWAKEVESEWKLIRAELDQVMKFKDQMPSFHEILKEVHMITTDDQWKTYFLAGIGMDCRENAKRCPETMRLLGKIPGMKTAFFSILAPHKHIPAHRGAFNGILRFHLGLMVPEPRERVRIRIGNDIHHWSEGKSLIFDDTFNHEVWNDTDGYRVVLFVDFARPLKQPFQGINEAFLNMASLAPFLREAGTKQKTWEKKFYRDAKSPAKPS; translated from the coding sequence TTGAGAAGTCGAAGAACCCCGCGCTGGTCGGGATGAATCTCTGTGACCGTACGATTCGCATTCAAAAACCACGAAGCTTTCTGCAGAAGACCGGATTGGCCGTTCAGGACTGGCTCGAACGTCGCGTGGCCGGAGTTTCGGTTTACGGAGACCCCCCGGTGTATGACTCCAGCACCTTCGGATGGGCGAAAGAGGTCGAGAGCGAATGGAAATTGATTCGCGCCGAACTGGATCAGGTCATGAAGTTTAAGGACCAGATGCCCAGTTTTCACGAAATCCTGAAGGAAGTGCATATGATCACCACCGACGACCAGTGGAAGACCTACTTCCTGGCTGGCATCGGGATGGATTGTCGGGAAAACGCGAAAAGGTGCCCGGAGACCATGCGACTACTCGGGAAGATTCCGGGGATGAAAACGGCCTTTTTTTCCATTCTAGCCCCGCACAAGCATATCCCCGCGCACCGGGGAGCTTTCAATGGAATCCTCCGCTTCCACCTCGGACTCATGGTGCCCGAACCGCGCGAAAGGGTGCGCATCCGGATCGGCAACGACATTCACCACTGGAGTGAAGGCAAATCACTCATCTTCGACGACACCTTCAATCATGAGGTGTGGAACGATACGGATGGCTACCGGGTGGTGCTATTTGTCGATTTTGCGCGGCCGTTGAAGCAACCGTTCCAAGGGATTAATGAGGCCTTCCTGAATATGGCTTCCCTGGCGCCCTTCCTCCGAGAAGCCGGAACCAAACAGAAGACCTGGGAGAAGAAGTTTTACCGGGATGCCAAATCACCGGCCAAACCGTCTTAA
- a CDS encoding zinc ribbon domain-containing protein translates to MATYIYETIPENPRKKPRRFEVEQRMSEAALTKDPKTGEPVRRVITGGSGIVTHGASILSMKTKKR, encoded by the coding sequence ATGGCCACTTACATTTACGAAACCATCCCGGAGAATCCTCGAAAAAAACCGCGCCGATTCGAAGTGGAGCAACGCATGAGCGAAGCGGCCCTGACCAAGGACCCCAAGACCGGCGAACCGGTCCGACGCGTCATCACCGGAGGAAGCGGCATCGTGACCCACGGGGCGAGCATCCTGTCGATGAAGACCAAGAAGCGTTAG